A genomic segment from Clostridium pasteurianum BC1 encodes:
- a CDS encoding toxic anion resistance protein — translation MEIRPTANNNIINLDNQVRSLTEDQKKQIEDIQSKIDIRNTQGILSYGVAAQSNLTSFADSALGSIRSKEAGYVGDMLTNLMLKVKDVNVDSIGSNSGFLSRIPLFNNLVSNAKKFMAKYERLTVEIDKIVDELDKAQVNLMRDIKMFDTLYEKNIVYIKNLEFLILAGELKLKEVKEKDLPNLKEKAETTNDPMDSQEYNDMQQRVVRFERKLDDLKRTKMIAVQNAPQIRLIQGSDEALTEKIQSSIVNTIPLWKNQIVIAMGLLRQKKALEIQKNVTDTTNKILTKNSEMLKQGTIEIQKENERGIVEIETLKKVNADLISTIEETIKIQEDGRNKRVQAEKDMAAMEQELKAKLLSVK, via the coding sequence ATGGAGATAAGACCAACAGCAAATAATAATATTATAAATTTGGATAATCAGGTGCGGAGTCTAACAGAGGATCAAAAAAAGCAGATTGAAGATATTCAATCAAAAATTGATATTAGAAATACTCAAGGAATTTTATCTTATGGAGTAGCAGCTCAGTCCAACCTGACATCTTTTGCAGATTCAGCATTGGGCAGCATAAGATCTAAAGAAGCCGGATATGTAGGGGATATGCTCACTAATCTAATGCTGAAAGTTAAAGATGTCAATGTGGATAGTATAGGATCAAATAGCGGGTTCTTATCACGTATACCATTGTTTAACAATCTAGTTAGTAATGCTAAAAAGTTCATGGCAAAATATGAAAGATTAACTGTAGAAATAGATAAGATAGTTGACGAGCTGGATAAAGCTCAAGTGAATCTCATGAGGGATATTAAAATGTTTGATACCCTTTATGAGAAAAATATTGTGTATATTAAAAATCTTGAGTTTTTAATACTTGCAGGGGAATTAAAATTAAAAGAAGTAAAAGAAAAGGATCTGCCTAATTTGAAGGAAAAAGCAGAAACAACTAATGATCCTATGGATTCGCAGGAATATAATGATATGCAGCAGAGGGTCGTTAGATTTGAAAGAAAGCTGGATGATTTAAAAAGGACAAAAATGATAGCTGTGCAAAATGCTCCACAAATAAGACTTATTCAGGGATCAGATGAAGCATTAACTGAAAAAATTCAAAGCTCAATTGTAAATACAATTCCACTATGGAAGAATCAGATAGTAATTGCCATGGGGCTATTACGTCAAAAGAAAGCACTTGAAATTCAAAAAAATGTTACTGATACAACGAATAAAATATTAACTAAAAATTCTGAAATGCTGAAACAAGGTACCATTGAAATTCAGAAGGAAAATGAACGTGGTATTGTTGAAATAGAAACTTTAAAGAAGGTTAATGCTGATTTGATTTCTACTATTGAAGAGACGATTAAGATACAGGAGGATGGTAGAAATAAGAGAGTGCAGGCTGAAAAGGATATGGCAGCTATGGAACAGGAGTTAAAAGCAAAATTACTTTCAGTTAAATAG
- a CDS encoding substrate-binding domain-containing protein, whose amino-acid sequence MMKSKIIGVSILVLIICSAFIFNYMNTTAKKTKSNVVSKDNIAVTGLIGGEKQGLFDDTDIQKILSSKYALSVHYNKSGSVDMVTGDTSKYDYLFPSSENELEIFKASKGKQLVKSESMFNSPLVFYSWNDVTDALIKQGVVQKVSDSYYVADMHKILNLIQENKKWSDIGLPNLYGKVSIASTDPTKSNSGNMFAGLLANMLNNGSVVDDNTVDTVMPQLKNIISKLGYMPSTSSDIFDQYLKTGEGANPIIVGYENQIIEYSQQNPAVWNQVKDKVKIIYPTPTVWANHPLLALNDKGSRLITALEDKDIQNIAWQKHGFRTGINAVQNDSKSLKISGIASSIDQVIPMPKPSVMEKIINNLK is encoded by the coding sequence ATGATGAAAAGTAAAATTATAGGAGTCTCCATTCTAGTTCTTATAATATGTTCTGCATTTATATTTAATTACATGAATACTACAGCTAAAAAAACAAAATCAAATGTGGTCTCTAAAGATAATATTGCAGTTACAGGACTAATAGGTGGAGAAAAGCAAGGATTATTCGATGATACAGATATACAGAAAATTTTAAGCAGCAAGTATGCATTGTCAGTTCACTATAATAAATCTGGCTCTGTTGATATGGTAACAGGTGATACCTCCAAATATGACTATCTCTTTCCATCCAGTGAAAATGAACTTGAAATATTTAAGGCCTCCAAGGGAAAGCAGCTTGTCAAAAGTGAAAGTATGTTTAACTCACCTTTAGTTTTTTATTCATGGAATGATGTAACTGATGCCCTCATAAAACAGGGTGTTGTGCAAAAAGTTAGTGATTCCTATTATGTTGCTGACATGCATAAAATACTGAATCTCATACAGGAAAATAAAAAATGGAGCGACATAGGCTTACCTAATTTATATGGGAAAGTTAGTATTGCTTCTACTGATCCCACTAAATCTAACTCTGGAAATATGTTTGCGGGGTTATTAGCCAACATGTTAAACAATGGCAGTGTAGTGGACGACAACACCGTAGATACAGTAATGCCCCAGTTGAAAAATATAATTAGTAAATTAGGTTATATGCCTTCAACTTCATCTGATATCTTTGATCAATATCTAAAAACCGGTGAAGGCGCAAATCCTATTATAGTTGGATATGAAAATCAGATAATTGAATATTCACAGCAAAACCCAGCTGTATGGAACCAGGTAAAGGATAAAGTAAAAATTATTTATCCAACGCCTACAGTATGGGCCAACCATCCGCTTTTAGCCCTTAATGACAAGGGATCACGGCTAATAACTGCATTGGAGGATAAAGATATTCAGAATATTGCTTGGCAGAAACATGGATTTAGAACAGGAATCAATGCTGTGCAGAACGACTCTAAAAGCTTAAAAATTAGTGGTATAGCTTCAAGTATTGATCAAGTTATTCCAATGCCAAAGCCAAGTGTAATGGAGAAGATTATTAACAATTTAAAATAA
- a CDS encoding 5-bromo-4-chloroindolyl phosphate hydrolysis family protein: MSKTLKEIVAGLSGGIIFIIFYIIIHVSLVISIAVGVAAYIGITLIAARPTLYGVEMSGANGALIEQLKNTIDEGYSKVTEIKRLSKQIKKVSIKNKIDEICTIADKIFQYLKENPKRVSNIRRFLNYYLDAMINILKKYISIYNQEVDSAEITHSLSKVEELLDTVKKAFTEQQEKLLSNDMDALDTEIELFKDIMKSEGFDDEK, from the coding sequence GTGAGTAAAACATTAAAGGAAATAGTTGCAGGTCTTTCCGGTGGAATAATTTTTATTATCTTTTATATAATTATTCATGTATCCCTTGTAATATCAATAGCAGTAGGGGTTGCCGCATATATAGGTATTACACTTATAGCTGCCAGGCCAACCTTGTATGGAGTAGAAATGAGTGGTGCCAATGGTGCATTAATTGAACAGCTTAAAAATACTATAGATGAAGGCTATTCAAAGGTAACTGAAATAAAAAGGTTATCAAAACAAATTAAGAAAGTAAGCATTAAAAATAAAATTGATGAAATTTGTACTATTGCAGATAAAATATTCCAATATCTTAAAGAAAACCCTAAAAGGGTAAGTAATATCAGAAGATTTTTAAATTATTATCTTGATGCCATGATAAATATTCTTAAAAAATATATTTCTATATATAATCAAGAAGTAGATTCAGCGGAAATTACTCATTCTCTTTCAAAGGTTGAAGAACTGCTGGATACAGTAAAAAAAGCCTTTACAGAACAACAGGAAAAACTCCTTTCAAATGATATGGATGCACTTGATACAGAAATTGAGCTATTTAAAGATATTATGAAATCGGAGGGATTTGATGATGAAAAGTAA
- a CDS encoding substrate-binding and VWA domain-containing protein: MKRYLKFLFSTGTLFILIISLFTGCIQSDSSTNRKGTSELKNTLTILSASENKTLDPIIQDFAKKNGVNIEMHYKGSVDIMLALKQDNIAEDAVWPANSIWISMGDEKHRVKYNESIMTSPVVFGIKKSKAQELGFVGKNVSVKDILNATEQGKLQFMMTSASQSNSGASAYIGFLYSFLGNPDNITLSDLQKPDLKDNIKKLLSGVNRSSGSSDWLKDLFLSGNYEAMVNYESVIIDTNKQLIKDGKEPLYAVYPYDGLTIADSPLGYIDKGDSNKENIFKKLQAFLLSQPTQQKILALGRRTGIGGTVQNPDKSVFNPDWGIDAEKAISPIKYPSPDVIQEALNLYQSEFRKPSYMVFCIDYSGSMESNGGNSGVKQAMNTLLNSDKAKQYMLQLTAQDKVVVMPFNSKVISEWKADGNNNLQIQNLISNINNLQPGGGTDIYSPVIQGLKELNGVDLSNYIPSIILMTDGQSNTGKNIEDLKQLLKDKNKDIPVFSITFGDADSAQLKDISNLTRGTVFDGKSDLINAFKQARGYN; encoded by the coding sequence ATGAAAAGATATTTAAAATTCTTATTTTCTACAGGTACATTATTTATATTAATTATAAGTCTGTTCACTGGATGTATTCAGAGTGATTCATCAACTAACAGAAAAGGTACTTCTGAATTAAAAAATACACTGACAATTTTATCCGCTTCAGAAAATAAAACACTTGATCCAATCATTCAGGATTTTGCAAAAAAGAATGGAGTCAATATAGAAATGCATTATAAGGGATCAGTTGATATAATGCTTGCACTTAAGCAGGACAATATTGCAGAAGATGCTGTATGGCCTGCAAATAGCATATGGATATCTATGGGTGATGAAAAACATAGAGTAAAATATAACGAATCAATAATGACCTCACCTGTGGTATTTGGAATTAAGAAGAGCAAAGCACAGGAGCTTGGTTTTGTAGGGAAAAATGTTAGTGTTAAAGATATTTTAAATGCAACGGAACAGGGTAAATTACAATTCATGATGACATCAGCCTCTCAATCAAATAGTGGTGCCAGTGCATATATAGGATTTTTATATTCATTTCTTGGTAATCCGGATAATATAACCTTGAGTGATTTACAAAAGCCAGATTTAAAAGATAACATAAAAAAACTTCTTTCTGGGGTTAACCGTTCTTCCGGAAGTTCTGATTGGCTTAAGGATCTATTTTTAAGTGGAAATTATGAAGCAATGGTTAATTATGAGTCAGTAATAATTGATACAAATAAACAGCTTATAAAAGATGGCAAGGAGCCTCTTTATGCAGTATATCCTTATGATGGGTTAACTATAGCAGACAGTCCCCTTGGTTATATAGATAAAGGCGATTCTAATAAAGAAAATATATTTAAAAAGTTACAGGCATTTCTTTTATCACAACCTACACAGCAGAAAATTTTAGCACTTGGAAGAAGGACTGGAATTGGCGGTACTGTGCAAAATCCTGATAAGTCAGTATTTAATCCCGATTGGGGGATAGATGCTGAAAAAGCAATTTCACCAATAAAGTATCCATCTCCTGATGTTATTCAGGAGGCATTAAATTTATATCAATCAGAATTTAGAAAGCCCTCTTACATGGTATTTTGCATTGATTATTCAGGGAGTATGGAATCTAATGGCGGAAATTCCGGAGTAAAGCAGGCCATGAACACCTTGCTGAATTCAGATAAAGCAAAACAATATATGTTGCAGTTAACAGCTCAAGATAAAGTGGTTGTTATGCCCTTTAATAGTAAAGTGATTAGTGAATGGAAAGCTGACGGAAATAATAATCTGCAAATCCAAAATCTGATATCTAATATTAATAATCTGCAGCCTGGTGGAGGCACTGATATATATAGTCCGGTAATTCAAGGGTTAAAAGAACTTAATGGCGTGGATTTAAGTAACTATATACCTTCAATAATACTTATGACTGATGGACAATCAAATACAGGTAAAAATATAGAAGATTTGAAACAATTATTAAAAGACAAAAACAAGGATATACCTGTATTTTCCATAACCTTTGGTGATGCAGATTCTGCACAATTAAAGGATATAAGTAATCTTACAAGAGGAACAGTTTTTGATGGTAAATCAGATTTAATTAATGCTTTTAAGCAGGCAAGAGGATATAACTAA
- a CDS encoding fibronectin type III domain-containing protein, with translation MKTNFKNTFLKRLAIIMIALVVIVCNSLTGGLIKVKADTTQTLPNHLIINQVYGAGPNADSSVPVSNSFIELYNPTNSDIDLSTGYTLWYRHGNSFSGISNSNTPDNNWYSLNLTGKIKAKSSYLVSGTSAFTTLASKTSDIPSTLHLFFKTGNASTDSVYAGIPSVTADQNWDVRMHNKGVEALLLDSSGKSSYTTTTMPINPFNIDGKGTKVTGYVDMLGVGGNDSYNSSIDGYEGSYVSVQSKQKSLRRINFQDTDNNAQDFEIIPYNAAYIANWAKPRSTADGAWNATAKPVQPDDTAFGTIVPTETPSIYPSIFSEADAALIDSKNQLTSTTALTAQYNTKATAPYSLTNAFVADAATTRNFTWDAPQSVTNGKVQISTSNISVNSTLNGKVYKNTIDYSGFKAGILTNITTTVQHTTSKLSDAPLNGIGINNFSVFRGNVTGLQSGTTYYYRVGNDTDGWSPVYTFTTESAAVANGQDSFIFLNVSDTQATNLGDYQVWQKALDNYLPSLNQPLSFILHTGDECDGLNREDEWRGFFGTPTYDSTGALSGDYRYHFGNNAFFPTVGNHEQTGPTDAGNALSFTEHFTVPNNGPTTSTVTPGTVYSFDYGNAHFVVLNTQTDLEAQKAWLEKDLAATTKKWKIVALHRGLYESPGVDDTLVQTFGSTFDKYGVDLIFQGHDHVYMKSKAMRNGQADPNGVGTISVETGSSGAKQDSAGVLQDYQEINSTNGAPAFSAITVAKDSITVDTKLVVTNADKTVSLNKVNTFSITEPETQKLADIVTTQITALPAEITLSNSNSVKAARTAYDALSSAEQALVTNYNTLLAAESTINKLNSANTTPPQTSGGQSSQTPTTSNTTNAGQSAQTPSASASTNNGQSVQTSATLPKTGSLIDFQVIMTVGILFVTVGVVLIYINRKKRVI, from the coding sequence ATGAAGACAAATTTCAAAAATACATTTTTAAAAAGGTTAGCTATTATAATGATTGCATTAGTAGTAATTGTATGTAATTCTTTAACAGGTGGCTTAATTAAGGTTAAAGCAGATACTACACAAACGCTGCCAAATCATTTAATTATCAATCAGGTTTATGGCGCAGGTCCAAATGCAGATAGTTCAGTACCTGTGAGTAACAGTTTTATTGAACTATACAACCCAACAAATAGTGATATTGATTTAAGTACAGGCTATACACTTTGGTATAGACATGGTAACTCCTTTAGCGGCATATCAAATTCAAACACACCGGATAACAACTGGTACAGTTTGAATTTGACAGGAAAAATTAAGGCGAAATCATCTTACTTAGTTAGCGGTACATCAGCCTTCACAACACTTGCATCAAAGACAAGTGACATACCTTCAACTTTACACTTATTTTTCAAGACAGGTAATGCTTCCACAGACAGCGTTTATGCAGGCATACCATCCGTTACAGCTGACCAGAACTGGGATGTTAGAATGCATAATAAAGGTGTAGAAGCCCTATTACTTGATTCAAGCGGAAAATCCTCATATACTACAACAACTATGCCTATAAATCCTTTTAATATTGATGGAAAAGGTACGAAGGTTACCGGTTATGTAGACATGTTAGGCGTAGGCGGAAATGATAGTTATAACAGTTCAATCGACGGCTATGAAGGTTCTTATGTGTCAGTTCAATCAAAACAAAAATCTCTTAGAAGAATTAACTTTCAAGATACAGACAACAATGCACAAGATTTTGAAATTATACCTTACAATGCTGCATACATAGCAAACTGGGCAAAGCCACGTTCTACTGCAGACGGTGCTTGGAATGCAACGGCAAAACCTGTTCAACCAGATGATACTGCTTTTGGTACAATAGTACCTACTGAAACTCCTTCCATATACCCATCAATCTTTTCTGAAGCAGATGCAGCTTTAATAGACTCAAAAAATCAACTGACTTCCACTACAGCTTTAACAGCTCAGTATAATACAAAAGCTACAGCTCCTTATTCACTAACAAATGCATTTGTTGCTGATGCTGCAACTACTCGTAATTTTACATGGGATGCACCACAGAGTGTAACTAATGGTAAAGTTCAAATATCCACATCAAATATTTCTGTTAATAGTACCCTAAATGGTAAAGTTTACAAAAATACAATAGATTATTCAGGTTTTAAAGCGGGCATTCTAACTAATATCACAACAACAGTTCAACATACAACATCAAAGCTTTCAGATGCACCATTAAATGGTATTGGTATAAATAACTTTTCTGTCTTTCGTGGGAATGTAACAGGATTACAGTCTGGCACAACTTACTATTACAGAGTTGGAAATGACACTGATGGCTGGAGTCCTGTCTATACTTTTACAACAGAATCAGCGGCAGTTGCAAACGGACAGGATTCTTTTATATTTCTTAATGTTTCTGATACCCAGGCTACAAATTTAGGTGATTATCAAGTTTGGCAAAAAGCTTTAGATAATTATCTTCCTTCTCTAAACCAGCCTTTAAGTTTTATTCTTCATACTGGTGATGAGTGTGATGGACTAAATAGAGAAGATGAATGGCGTGGTTTCTTTGGAACCCCTACCTATGATTCAACTGGTGCATTAAGTGGTGACTATAGATATCATTTTGGAAATAATGCATTTTTCCCTACTGTAGGTAATCATGAACAGACAGGTCCAACAGATGCAGGAAATGCACTAAGCTTTACAGAACACTTTACTGTACCAAATAATGGACCAACAACTTCCACTGTAACACCAGGTACAGTATATTCCTTTGATTATGGTAATGCTCACTTTGTTGTACTAAATACTCAAACTGATTTAGAAGCTCAAAAAGCATGGCTTGAAAAAGATTTAGCTGCTACAACTAAAAAGTGGAAAATAGTTGCTTTACACAGAGGCTTATATGAATCACCAGGTGTAGACGACACATTAGTACAAACTTTTGGAAGTACTTTTGATAAATATGGAGTTGATCTTATTTTTCAGGGACATGACCATGTTTATATGAAATCTAAAGCTATGAGAAATGGTCAGGCTGATCCAAATGGCGTAGGAACAATTAGTGTAGAAACTGGAAGCTCTGGTGCTAAGCAAGATAGTGCTGGTGTACTGCAAGATTACCAGGAAATCAACAGTACAAATGGAGCACCTGCATTTAGTGCAATTACAGTAGCTAAAGACAGCATTACAGTAGATACAAAATTAGTAGTTACAAATGCAGACAAAACCGTTTCTTTAAATAAGGTAAATACATTTTCTATTACAGAACCAGAAACTCAGAAACTAGCAGATATTGTTACAACACAAATAACAGCACTTCCTGCAGAAATAACTCTTTCAAACAGTAATAGCGTTAAAGCTGCAAGAACTGCTTATGATGCACTATCATCAGCTGAACAAGCTCTAGTAACAAACTACAACACTTTGTTAGCAGCAGAAAGCACAATTAATAAGCTTAATTCTGCAAATACAACACCGCCACAAACAAGTGGTGGACAATCATCACAGACTCCAACAACATCAAATACAACAAATGCTGGACAATCAGCTCAAACCCCATCAGCGTCAGCTTCAACAAATAATGGACAATCAGTACAGACCTCAGCAACTCTTCCAAAGACAGGTTCATTAATTGATTTCCAAGTGATAATGACTGTAGGTATTTTATTTGTAACTGTAGGAGTTGTTTTAATTTATATTAATAGAAAAAAAAGAGTAATTTAA
- a CDS encoding DUF3006 domain-containing protein has translation MKVIIDRFEGNFAVCEKQDRTMINIEKSKIPEESKEGDVLNIVDGEISIDIEETNKRKKEIEELTKDLWK, from the coding sequence ATGAAAGTTATAATTGATAGATTTGAAGGCAACTTTGCAGTATGTGAAAAACAAGATAGGACAATGATTAATATTGAGAAAAGCAAAATTCCTGAGGAATCTAAAGAGGGAGATGTGCTCAATATAGTAGATGGGGAGATTTCTATTGACATAGAAGAAACTAACAAAAGGAAAAAGGAAATTGAAGAATTAACTAAAGATTTATGGAAGTAA
- a CDS encoding DeoR/GlpR family DNA-binding transcription regulator, translated as MFTLERREKIYDYILQNKNVTVLELSKKLDVSEVTIRKDLSFLESQQLIDRTFGGAIIKSKIIKEKSYFEKEKSMINEKYLIGKKASEFVKSNSTIILDAGTTIMEMAKCIKHIESLRVITNNLKIALFLSDFTNIEVTLLGGKVSMKSKQCTGVETCKIVEKYNVDASFLGCDAFDINNGFMTTSIEKMYLKRSFIKISEKTFLLTSSDKYEKKSMVKVQDFSKLTGIIVDKQSTKLIEDFNKFNIDNCVFV; from the coding sequence ATGTTTACTTTAGAAAGAAGGGAAAAAATTTATGACTATATTCTGCAGAATAAAAATGTAACCGTTTTAGAACTGTCAAAAAAGTTAGATGTATCTGAAGTAACCATAAGAAAAGATCTATCCTTTTTAGAAAGTCAGCAGCTTATAGATAGAACTTTTGGTGGAGCAATAATCAAAAGTAAGATAATTAAAGAAAAAAGCTATTTTGAAAAAGAAAAATCCATGATTAATGAAAAATACTTAATAGGAAAAAAAGCCAGCGAATTTGTAAAATCAAATTCCACAATTATTTTGGATGCTGGAACAACCATAATGGAAATGGCAAAGTGTATAAAACATATTGAAAGCTTAAGGGTTATAACCAATAATTTAAAAATTGCTCTTTTTCTAAGTGATTTTACCAATATAGAAGTTACACTCCTTGGTGGGAAAGTTTCCATGAAATCAAAACAATGTACAGGAGTTGAAACCTGTAAAATAGTTGAGAAATACAATGTAGATGCTTCCTTTTTAGGCTGTGATGCTTTTGATATAAACAATGGTTTTATGACAACTAGTATTGAAAAAATGTATTTAAAACGCAGCTTTATCAAGATAAGTGAAAAAACCTTTTTATTAACCAGCAGTGATAAATACGAAAAGAAAAGTATGGTGAAAGTACAGGATTTTAGTAAGTTAACTGGAATTATTGTTGACAAACAATCCACAAAATTAATAGAAGATTTCAATAAATTCAACATTGATAACTGTGTATTTGTTTAG
- the pdxA gene encoding 4-hydroxythreonine-4-phosphate dehydrogenase PdxA, protein MSRPIIAITLGDPAGVGPEIVVKALKNKSVYYVCNPIVVGDKEVLKKALDITNISLKLNAVSSPDEGKYTLGTIDFIDLNNIDISALEFGKVQAQCGQAAFDYLSYAIKLAMDKKVTAIATTPLNKESFKSAGVPYIGHTEVLESLTNTRNPLTMFEVKGLKVFFYSRHVSLRNACDLITKEGIEEFVIRCEKALKVLGIEKPHIAIAGLNPHSGEHGLFGDEEVKYISPAVENLREKGVDISGPIGADSVFYQALLGRYDAVLSLYHDQGHIATKMVDFERTISLTNNMPFLRTSVDHGTAFDIAGTGKVSEVSMIEAIILAAKYGPGFLTENNKDN, encoded by the coding sequence ATGAGTAGACCAATTATTGCAATTACCTTAGGAGACCCTGCAGGAGTAGGACCTGAAATTGTAGTTAAAGCCCTTAAAAATAAGAGTGTTTATTATGTATGTAATCCTATTGTAGTAGGAGATAAGGAGGTTTTAAAAAAAGCTCTAGATATAACAAATATTTCACTGAAATTAAATGCTGTCTCAAGCCCAGATGAAGGTAAATATACCCTGGGAACTATAGATTTTATTGATCTTAATAATATTGACATTTCAGCTTTAGAGTTTGGAAAAGTTCAGGCACAATGCGGTCAGGCAGCCTTTGATTATCTTTCCTATGCTATTAAATTAGCCATGGATAAAAAAGTGACAGCTATTGCAACTACTCCTTTAAATAAGGAATCCTTTAAAAGTGCAGGTGTACCCTATATAGGTCATACAGAAGTGCTGGAGAGTCTTACTAATACTCGAAACCCTTTAACCATGTTTGAAGTAAAGGGATTGAAAGTGTTTTTCTACAGCAGACATGTATCTTTAAGAAATGCCTGTGATCTAATTACAAAGGAAGGTATTGAAGAATTCGTAATTCGCTGTGAAAAGGCACTTAAGGTTCTTGGAATTGAAAAACCTCATATAGCTATTGCAGGACTCAATCCTCATTCTGGAGAACATGGGCTTTTTGGAGATGAAGAAGTTAAATATATATCTCCTGCAGTTGAAAATTTACGTGAAAAGGGAGTGGATATAAGTGGTCCAATTGGTGCCGACTCAGTATTTTATCAGGCTTTACTTGGAAGATATGATGCAGTTCTCTCCCTCTATCATGACCAGGGGCATATTGCAACAAAGATGGTGGACTTTGAAAGAACAATTTCCTTAACTAATAATATGCCATTTTTACGAACTTCTGTAGACCACGGCACAGCCTTTGATATAGCCGGCACAGGAAAAGTAAGTGAGGTAAGCATGATAGAAGCCATTATATTAGCTGCTAAATATGGGCCAGGATTTTTAACTGAAAATAATAAAGATAATTAG
- a CDS encoding four-carbon acid sugar kinase family protein, with protein MLKTVIIADDLTGANDTGALLAKNGLKVGTLLQESDLYKFKSFDVLSITTNSRGLAPEDAYKKVKDAVNLFNDKENLFFSKRIDSTLRGNVGYEIDSIIESLGSDITAIVVASFPDSGRVSIGDFLLVNGVPLEKTEVAKDPTSPVSTSKVTEIVKKQSKYKVGFISLDKVLKGADVIKQEIIKNAQQKNRIIVIDACTNNDINEIAKASVESKLKFVSVDPGPFTAAAANVFYKKDEKLKIREKVLCGIGSASNLTREQINYLKVKYNPLIVKTNTLDFLHEAKKDREINRIVNEIIHKEDNYSILVVTTTTEEKDVLNFSEIEKNYNLNKKQCSNLITSAIAEILCLVIKKLGNKIGSVYTSGGDVTEDFCNKIKADGIDVKDEVIPLAIYGRVIGGVFNNKPIITKGGLVGTKDTLSVCINYLKTKTSTEYSNQG; from the coding sequence ATGTTAAAAACAGTAATTATTGCAGATGACTTAACTGGTGCAAATGATACAGGAGCACTTCTTGCCAAAAATGGTTTGAAGGTAGGAACTCTGCTTCAAGAATCAGATTTATACAAATTTAAAAGTTTTGATGTTTTAAGCATAACTACTAACAGCCGAGGCTTAGCCCCTGAGGATGCCTATAAAAAGGTTAAGGATGCAGTAAATCTATTTAATGATAAGGAGAATTTATTCTTTAGTAAAAGAATCGATTCTACTTTAAGAGGAAATGTAGGATATGAAATTGACAGTATTATTGAAAGTCTTGGCTCTGACATCACAGCTATTGTAGTTGCTTCTTTCCCTGATTCAGGAAGAGTCAGTATAGGAGATTTTTTACTGGTTAATGGAGTTCCCCTTGAAAAAACAGAAGTGGCTAAAGATCCAACTTCTCCTGTCAGCACTTCCAAAGTTACTGAAATAGTAAAAAAACAGAGTAAATATAAGGTTGGCTTTATATCTCTGGATAAAGTACTTAAAGGAGCAGATGTGATAAAACAGGAAATAATAAAAAATGCACAGCAAAAGAATAGGATTATTGTAATTGACGCTTGTACAAATAATGATATCAATGAAATTGCAAAGGCCTCTGTTGAAAGTAAGCTCAAATTTGTATCTGTGGATCCAGGTCCCTTTACTGCAGCTGCAGCAAATGTATTCTATAAAAAAGATGAAAAATTAAAGATTAGAGAAAAGGTACTGTGTGGTATTGGAAGTGCAAGTAATCTTACAAGAGAGCAGATAAATTATCTTAAAGTGAAATATAATCCTTTAATTGTGAAAACGAATACATTAGATTTCCTTCATGAGGCGAAGAAAGATAGAGAAATCAATAGAATTGTAAATGAAATTATTCATAAAGAAGATAATTACAGTATTCTAGTGGTTACTACTACCACTGAAGAAAAAGATGTATTGAATTTCTCAGAAATAGAAAAAAATTATAATCTGAATAAAAAACAATGTTCTAATTTAATAACCAGCGCCATTGCCGAAATACTCTGCCTTGTAATTAAAAAATTGGGAAATAAAATTGGCAGTGTTTATACTTCCGGTGGAGATGTGACAGAAGATTTTTGCAACAAGATAAAAGCTGATGGCATAGATGTAAAAGATGAAGTCATTCCACTAGCTATTTACGGCAGAGTAATCGGTGGAGTTTTTAACAATAAGCCAATTATAACAAAAGGAGGACTAGTAGGTACAAAGGATACCTTAAGCGTTTGTATCAATTATCTAAAGACCAAGACCTCCACTGAATACAGTAACCAGGGCTAA